In Panthera tigris isolate Pti1 chromosome D2, P.tigris_Pti1_mat1.1, whole genome shotgun sequence, one DNA window encodes the following:
- the DDIT4 gene encoding DNA damage-inducible transcript 4 protein, producing MPSLWDRFSSSSSSSSSSLSRTHTPDQPPRSAWGSAAREEGLGRCASLESSDCESLDSSNSGFGPEEDSAYLDGVSLPDFELLSDPEDEHLCANLMQLLQESLSQARLGSRRPARLLMPSQLVSQVGKELLRLAYSEPCGLRGALLDVCVEQGKSCHSVGQLALDPSLVPTFQLTLVLRLDSRLWPKIQGLFSSANSPFVPGFSQSLTLSTGFRVIKKKLYSSEQLLIEEC from the exons ATGCCTAGCCTTTGGGATCGCTTCTCAtcgtcctcctcctcttcatcgtCGTCCTTGTCCCGAACTCACACCCCAGATCAGCCGCCGCGCTCAGCCTGGGGGTCGGCGGCCCGAGAAGAGGGTCTTGGTCGCTGCGCGAGCCTGGAGAGCTCGGACTGCGAGTCCCTGGACAGCAGCAACAGTGGCTTTGGGCCGGAGGAAG ACTCGGCATACCTGGATGGGGTGTCCCTGCCCGACTTCGAGCTGCTCAGCGACCCTGAGGATGAGCACTTGTGTGCCAACCTGATGCAGCTGCTGCAGGAGAGCCTGTCCCAGGCGCGGCTGGGCTCACGGCGCCCAGCGCGCCTGCTGATGCCCAGCCAGCTGGTGAGCCAGGTGGGCAAGGAACTACTGCGCCTGGCCTACAGCGAGCCGTGTGGCCTGCGGGGGGCGCTGCTGGACGTCTGCGTAGAGCAAGGCAAGAGCTGCCACAGCGTCGGCCAGCTGGCCCTCGACCCCAGCCTGGTGCCCACTTTCCAGCTGACCCTCGTGCTGCGCCTGGACTCACGCCTCTGGCCTAAGATCCAGGGGCTGTTCAGCTCTGCCAACTCTCCCTTCGTCCCCGGTTTCAGCCAGTCCCTGACGCTGAGCACGGGCTTCCGAGTCATCAAGAAAAAGCTGTATAGCTCCGAGCAGCTGCTCATTGAGGAGTGTTGA